A stretch of the Tannerella serpentiformis genome encodes the following:
- a CDS encoding anthranilate synthase component II, protein MKILLLDNYDSFTYNLVHALHDAGAQDVTVVRNDRIDLDAAAAFDKIILSPGPGIPEEAGLLLPLIRRYAPSKPILGVCLGHQAIGQVFGARLENLSDVFHGVQTPIRLTATDEPLFAGLTGEFTAGRYHSWVVSREGFPDDTLQVTAESPDGYIMALRHRTYPVHGIQFHPESILTPVGEKIIRNFLAQ, encoded by the coding sequence ATGAAGATCCTCCTTTTAGACAACTACGACTCCTTCACCTACAACCTGGTGCACGCCTTGCACGACGCTGGGGCGCAGGACGTCACCGTGGTCCGCAACGACCGCATCGACCTCGACGCCGCCGCGGCGTTCGACAAGATCATCCTCTCGCCCGGCCCCGGCATCCCCGAAGAGGCCGGCCTACTCCTGCCGCTCATCCGGCGTTATGCCCCGTCGAAGCCCATCCTGGGCGTCTGCCTCGGCCATCAAGCCATCGGCCAAGTGTTCGGGGCACGCCTCGAGAACCTCTCCGACGTCTTTCACGGCGTCCAGACGCCCATCCGACTCACCGCCACCGACGAGCCCCTCTTTGCCGGCCTCACGGGCGAGTTCACCGCCGGGCGCTACCACTCGTGGGTCGTCAGCCGCGAAGGCTTCCCCGACGACACGCTCCAGGTGACAGCCGAAAGCCCCGACGGCTACATCATGGCCCTACGCCATCGCACCTACCCCGTGCACGGCATACAGTTCCACCCCGAGTCCATCCTGACGCCCGTCGGAGAAAAGATCATCCGCAACTTTTTAGCCCAATGA
- a CDS encoding site-specific integrase, producing the protein MRMNFKVSFYLRSNYENKEGKSPVMLRVFLGGEMANFGTTKIFVKKSLWSNATSRLRGRTAEALSVNAALDAISTTLHGIYRKYENDESLSLDLIRTVYFGKNREFTSFLPVFDKFLEDIKQRVGKTIGADSLQKYSVLRRHFAEFLMYKYSRKDIGLNEFTPAVVQDFHLYMSTVTGCAYNTSVKKVKTLKTITIYAQKRGFLLHDPFVNHHFHMEPVDRGFLTDEEILRVANKDLGIQRLELVRDIFIFSCFTGLAYIDVSNLTPDHIVTMDDKQWIMTKRQKTSVETNVLLLDIPRAIITKYSHKTYRDGKLFPVLTNQKTNSYLKEIADLCGIKKKLTFHLARHTFATMSLSKGVPIESVSKMLGHTNIRTTQIYARITNKKIEHDMEQLSEKLGKFNSAMGI; encoded by the coding sequence ATGAGAATGAACTTCAAGGTCTCCTTCTACCTACGCTCGAACTACGAGAACAAAGAGGGAAAGTCGCCCGTCATGCTTCGAGTCTTTCTGGGCGGAGAGATGGCGAACTTCGGTACGACGAAGATTTTCGTGAAGAAGTCCCTTTGGAGCAATGCCACAAGTCGGCTCAGAGGGAGAACAGCCGAAGCCTTGTCGGTGAACGCAGCGCTGGATGCCATCTCCACGACACTCCACGGGATCTATCGCAAGTACGAGAACGACGAGTCGCTGTCATTGGATTTAATCCGGACTGTTTATTTCGGTAAGAACAGGGAGTTCACCTCTTTCCTCCCAGTCTTCGATAAGTTCTTGGAAGACATCAAGCAGCGTGTCGGTAAGACCATCGGTGCGGACAGTTTGCAGAAGTACAGCGTGCTAAGGAGGCACTTTGCTGAGTTTCTCATGTACAAGTATTCTCGGAAAGACATTGGGCTGAATGAGTTTACCCCCGCTGTCGTTCAAGACTTCCATCTCTATATGAGTACGGTCACGGGATGCGCCTACAACACTTCGGTCAAGAAGGTGAAAACGCTCAAGACCATAACCATCTATGCTCAGAAGCGAGGCTTTTTGCTTCATGACCCCTTTGTCAATCACCATTTCCACATGGAGCCAGTAGATAGAGGCTTCCTGACGGACGAAGAGATCCTCCGAGTAGCCAACAAGGATTTGGGTATCCAGCGACTGGAGTTGGTGCGGGACATCTTCATCTTTTCATGCTTCACCGGACTGGCCTACATCGATGTGTCTAACCTCACGCCCGACCACATTGTGACGATGGACGACAAACAATGGATCATGACCAAGCGACAGAAAACAAGCGTGGAGACCAATGTGCTGCTTCTCGACATCCCGAGAGCAATTATTACGAAGTACAGCCACAAGACGTATCGGGACGGTAAGCTCTTTCCCGTCCTGACGAATCAGAAAACCAACTCCTATCTCAAGGAGATCGCGGACCTCTGCGGGATCAAGAAGAAGCTGACCTTCCATCTTGCCCGCCACACCTTTGCCACCATGTCGCTAAGCAAGGGCGTCCCCATCGAATCCGTTTCCAAGATGTTGGGGCATACGAACATCCGCACGACGCAGATCTACGCCCGCATCACGAACAAGAAGATCGAACACGACATGGAGCAACTGTCCGAGAAGCTCGGTAAGTTCAACTCCGCGATGGGGATCTGA
- the trpA gene encoding tryptophan synthase subunit alpha, protein MNRIETLFQSGRRDLLSIYFCAGTPRPDATADTIRALERHDVDLIEIGIPFSDPMADGPVIQRAATDALRHGMTLRRLFDDLADIRRDVRLPLILMGYLNPILRFGFEAFCARCAEVGIDGVIIPDLPFADYMTDYRPLAQRYGLDMIMLITPETSEERIRAIDAATDGFLYMVSSASTTGARDAFDAPTLDYFRRIAALPLRNPRMIGFGVSNRATFSDACRHASGAIIGSRFVSLLEEEGGDATRAIVRLKEAIGASTDASEV, encoded by the coding sequence ATGAATCGTATAGAAACCCTCTTCCAGAGCGGCCGTCGCGACCTGCTCTCCATTTACTTCTGCGCCGGCACACCGCGCCCCGACGCTACGGCCGACACCATTCGCGCCCTGGAGCGCCACGACGTCGACCTGATCGAAATCGGCATCCCCTTTAGTGACCCCATGGCCGACGGCCCCGTCATCCAGCGCGCCGCCACCGACGCCCTTCGCCACGGCATGACGCTCCGCCGACTCTTCGACGACCTGGCCGACATCCGCCGCGACGTCCGCCTACCGCTCATCCTCATGGGTTACCTCAACCCCATCCTTCGCTTCGGCTTCGAGGCCTTCTGTGCCCGCTGCGCCGAGGTGGGCATCGACGGCGTCATCATCCCCGACCTCCCCTTCGCCGACTATATGACGGACTACCGCCCCCTGGCCCAACGCTACGGACTGGATATGATCATGCTCATCACGCCAGAGACGTCCGAGGAACGGATCCGCGCCATCGACGCCGCCACCGACGGCTTCCTTTATATGGTCTCGTCGGCCTCCACCACCGGCGCCCGCGACGCGTTCGACGCACCCACGCTCGACTACTTCCGCCGCATCGCCGCCCTACCCCTCCGCAATCCGCGTATGATCGGCTTCGGCGTCTCCAACCGTGCCACCTTTAGCGATGCTTGTCGCCACGCCTCGGGCGCCATCATCGGCAGCCGCTTTGTCAGTCTGCTTGAGGAGGAAGGCGGCGACGCCACACGCGCTATTGTCCGTCTCAAGGAGGCGATCGGGGCGTCTACGGACGCCAGCGAAGTTTGA
- the trpD gene encoding anthranilate phosphoribosyltransferase encodes MKDILNKLTEHRCLSRDEARAILQDIAQGRYNDAQTASLITVFLMRAISVDELCGFRDALLEMRHPVDLSDYAPIDIVGTGGDGRNTFNISTAASFVVAAAGLPVAKHGNYGATSVSGASNVIERMGVRFTADEGALRRSMDGCRLAYLHAPLFNPAMKAVAPVRKALGVRTFFNILGPLVNPALPAAQLLGVYNLALQRLYTYTYQAAGTTRFAVVHSLDGYDEISLTSDFKVSGADGEQIYRPETLGLARLRPEALYGGATPDEAADIFRRVLENRSTAAQKQAVVANAAFAIRLMRPDATLPDCIAEATETIDSGRALQTLKRFIELNQ; translated from the coding sequence ATGAAAGATATCCTCAACAAGCTCACCGAGCACCGCTGCCTCAGCCGCGACGAGGCGCGCGCCATCCTGCAAGACATCGCGCAGGGGCGCTACAACGACGCCCAGACAGCGTCCCTCATCACCGTTTTCCTCATGCGCGCCATCTCCGTGGACGAGCTTTGCGGCTTCCGCGACGCCCTCTTGGAGATGCGCCACCCCGTCGACCTCTCGGACTACGCGCCCATCGACATCGTGGGCACCGGCGGCGACGGTCGCAACACGTTCAACATCTCCACCGCCGCCTCGTTCGTCGTAGCTGCCGCCGGACTGCCCGTGGCCAAGCATGGCAACTATGGCGCCACGTCGGTCAGCGGTGCCAGCAACGTCATCGAGCGTATGGGAGTGCGCTTCACGGCCGACGAGGGGGCACTGCGCCGCAGCATGGACGGTTGCCGTCTGGCCTACCTCCACGCCCCGCTCTTCAACCCCGCCATGAAGGCCGTCGCCCCCGTGCGCAAAGCCCTCGGCGTACGCACCTTCTTCAACATCCTCGGCCCCCTGGTCAATCCCGCCCTACCGGCCGCACAGCTGTTAGGCGTCTACAACTTGGCTCTGCAACGGCTCTACACCTACACCTATCAGGCTGCCGGCACGACACGCTTTGCCGTGGTGCATAGCTTGGATGGCTACGACGAGATCTCGCTCACGTCCGACTTCAAGGTGTCGGGCGCCGACGGCGAACAGATCTATCGCCCCGAGACGTTAGGCCTCGCGCGACTACGTCCGGAGGCGCTCTATGGCGGCGCGACACCCGACGAAGCCGCCGACATCTTCCGTCGCGTGCTCGAGAACCGTTCGACAGCCGCGCAGAAGCAAGCCGTCGTCGCCAATGCCGCCTTCGCCATCCGCCTCATGCGTCCCGACGCCACCCTCCCCGACTGCATCGCCGAAGCCACGGAGACCATCGACAGTGGCCGCGCCCTCCAAACCCTCAAGCGATTCATCGAACTCAATCAATAA
- a CDS encoding tetratricopeptide repeat protein — MKAFYTLLTLAALLAGQTLQAQRDDWQRMVDQKHFAEVLALAKSHPDTTDFAALYAAGQAAEGLLKYRDAYHYYRRCPATDSARTELLVALARTAGAIGQTDEAERYLLQLRARDTADFYANHQLARFYDRQGDTERAMAYYEKLLASDPQNPVLMRNVADCARQLGQNGVAMVTYMEAFQVEPENALAAAALANYMLSMQLADIALEVCDKALTYHPRHRALRRNRGMALFSMGAYLAADSVYAALLSEGDSSQLTLKYGGCARYYTGHFMDAIPLLESAYDGDTTAVDVCLLLGSALGRTYDRRRAFALFDRAEALMQPAPALTDMLTRFRAETFERDGQKERSDALYYQLWTERNRFDLLGRIWEHYNDTERAEKDEAYARRSRFITVLFATEYLARPKRDAKLMSFLNTQLNKFVSDMFFRQTKQLPTLAPDGKVGVCTEQQLQALMSRLQGVR, encoded by the coding sequence ATGAAAGCATTCTACACCCTCCTCACCCTTGCCGCACTGCTTGCCGGGCAGACCCTTCAGGCGCAGCGCGATGACTGGCAACGTATGGTCGACCAGAAGCATTTTGCTGAGGTGTTGGCCTTGGCAAAGTCGCATCCGGACACGACGGACTTTGCCGCCCTTTATGCCGCAGGACAGGCCGCAGAGGGCCTGCTCAAGTACCGCGACGCCTACCATTATTATAGGCGTTGCCCGGCCACCGACTCCGCACGCACGGAGCTGCTTGTGGCGCTCGCACGCACCGCCGGCGCCATCGGGCAGACGGACGAGGCAGAGCGCTACCTGTTGCAACTGCGTGCGCGTGACACGGCGGACTTCTACGCCAACCATCAGCTGGCCCGATTCTATGACCGGCAGGGCGACACCGAGCGTGCGATGGCGTATTACGAGAAGCTGCTGGCCAGCGACCCGCAGAACCCGGTGCTGATGCGCAACGTGGCCGACTGTGCCCGACAGTTGGGGCAGAATGGCGTGGCGATGGTGACCTACATGGAGGCGTTCCAAGTCGAGCCGGAAAATGCGCTGGCCGCAGCGGCGCTGGCCAACTATATGCTGTCGATGCAGCTGGCGGACATCGCCCTCGAGGTCTGCGACAAGGCCCTCACCTATCACCCACGCCATCGCGCGCTCCGACGTAACCGGGGCATGGCGCTCTTCAGCATGGGCGCGTATCTGGCGGCAGATTCGGTTTACGCGGCCCTCCTCTCCGAGGGCGATTCGTCGCAACTGACGCTCAAATACGGCGGTTGCGCGCGCTATTACACGGGCCACTTCATGGATGCCATCCCGCTCTTAGAGTCGGCTTACGATGGGGACACGACCGCCGTCGACGTCTGCCTGCTGCTCGGATCCGCCCTGGGTCGCACCTACGATCGCCGCCGCGCCTTCGCCCTCTTCGACCGTGCCGAGGCGCTCATGCAGCCCGCCCCTGCACTGACCGACATGCTCACTCGCTTCCGCGCCGAGACGTTCGAGCGCGACGGCCAAAAGGAACGCTCCGATGCGCTCTATTATCAACTCTGGACGGAGCGCAACCGCTTCGATCTGCTGGGCCGCATCTGGGAGCATTACAACGACACGGAGCGCGCCGAGAAAGACGAAGCCTATGCCCGTCGGAGCCGCTTCATCACCGTGCTTTTTGCTACCGAATACCTGGCCCGCCCCAAACGCGACGCCAAGCTGATGAGTTTCCTGAACACGCAACTGAACAAGTTCGTCTCCGATATGTTTTTCCGCCAGACGAAGCAACTGCCTACCCTCGCGCCCGACGGTAAGGTCGGCGTCTGCACCGAGCAACAATTGCAAGCCCTCATGTCGCGTCTGCAAGGCGTACGATGA
- a CDS encoding glycoside hydrolase family protein, with protein sequence MKTKIGRGLLALLVCVQALAAPNAQAQRGADRLFSLPLFERVVACIKHNEGLHGPKNHPYVGYGHRLLPGERLSCAMTKRQADSQLRADLKKRLVTFRRFGRDSLLLAVLSYNVGEYRLLGYGKQPKSRLVQKLESGDRDIRGEYTSFCRYRGKELKALRLRRRVELALLYEK encoded by the coding sequence ATGAAAACGAAAATCGGACGCGGCCTGCTCGCGCTCCTTGTTTGTGTCCAAGCGCTCGCCGCGCCCAACGCGCAGGCACAGCGTGGAGCCGATCGGCTGTTCAGCCTTCCGCTCTTCGAGCGCGTCGTCGCGTGCATCAAACATAACGAAGGGCTACACGGCCCGAAGAACCACCCTTATGTCGGCTACGGTCACCGTCTGCTGCCCGGTGAGCGGCTTTCGTGTGCGATGACAAAACGGCAGGCGGACTCTCAGCTTCGCGCAGATCTGAAGAAACGGCTCGTCACGTTTCGTCGCTTCGGGCGTGACTCCTTACTGCTTGCCGTGTTGTCATACAACGTCGGTGAATACCGCCTCTTAGGCTACGGCAAACAGCCGAAGAGTCGCCTCGTTCAGAAGTTGGAATCGGGCGACAGAGACATCCGAGGTGAGTACACCTCGTTCTGCCGATACCGCGGCAAAGAGCTGAAAGCACTGCGTTTACGACGTCGCGTAGAGCTTGCATTGCTCTATGAAAAGTGA
- the trpC gene encoding indole-3-glycerol phosphate synthase TrpC, which yields MQDILSQIIANKRFEIDIRKRIIPQEQFEEALLDGMPRPTHSMRRALAESPTGIIAEFKRRSPSKGWIAREADPAHVVPDYARAGAAALSVLTDEKFFGGTVRDLRAVRPLTDLPILRKDFIIDAYQLYEARIIGADAVLLIAAVLSPDQCRELADVAHRLGLEVLLELHTADELRHICPEVDMIGINNRHLGSFSTDPEHSLRMAGLLPAGDDVVRISESGLSDPATIHRLRRAGYRGFLIGETFMRASRPGEALASFLRDVEAQGTEATA from the coding sequence ATGCAAGACATCCTCTCCCAAATCATAGCCAACAAGCGCTTCGAGATCGACATCCGCAAGCGCATCATCCCCCAAGAACAGTTCGAAGAAGCCCTCCTCGACGGCATGCCACGGCCGACGCACTCCATGCGGCGCGCCCTGGCCGAATCGCCCACGGGCATCATTGCCGAGTTCAAACGCCGATCGCCGTCGAAAGGCTGGATCGCCCGCGAGGCCGACCCGGCGCACGTCGTGCCCGACTATGCCCGCGCTGGCGCCGCCGCCCTCTCCGTGCTCACGGACGAGAAGTTCTTCGGCGGCACCGTCCGCGACCTCCGCGCCGTCCGTCCGCTAACGGATCTGCCCATCCTCCGCAAAGACTTCATCATCGACGCCTATCAGCTCTATGAGGCGCGTATCATCGGCGCCGACGCCGTGCTGCTCATTGCCGCCGTGCTCTCGCCCGACCAATGTCGCGAGCTGGCCGACGTGGCGCATCGGCTCGGGCTGGAGGTGCTCCTGGAGCTGCATACGGCCGACGAGCTGCGGCACATCTGCCCCGAGGTGGATATGATCGGCATCAACAACCGCCACCTCGGCAGCTTCTCCACCGACCCCGAACACTCGCTGCGCATGGCCGGACTGCTGCCCGCGGGCGACGACGTCGTGCGCATCTCGGAGAGCGGCCTTTCGGATCCGGCCACCATCCACCGGTTGCGCCGAGCGGGCTATCGTGGCTTCCTCATCGGCGAGACGTTCATGCGCGCCAGCCGCCCGGGCGAAGCGCTCGCCTCCTTCCTCCGCGACGTGGAGGCGCAAGGCACGGAGGCCACAGCATGA
- a CDS encoding DUF1896 family protein, with amino-acid sequence MKTTNKKEFSYYRLRLASYLKDYHPERLADEAFIRDRSDAAVQAYEDAFRQGYPVLEAGYIATEVLFAGLHFSPYYMLEQIIENEFANVVPPERAADFALRLLQSDTIRETIAKYEPGDDFDGSSEYDQLYTELTGVIVELLEADGVKVLP; translated from the coding sequence ATGAAAACAACAAACAAGAAGGAGTTCTCCTATTACCGACTGCGATTAGCGTCCTATTTGAAAGATTATCACCCCGAACGGCTGGCCGACGAGGCGTTTATCCGCGACCGATCGGACGCCGCGGTGCAGGCCTATGAAGACGCCTTTCGGCAAGGCTATCCTGTTCTCGAAGCCGGGTATATCGCTACGGAAGTCCTTTTCGCAGGACTGCATTTTTCGCCGTATTACATGCTCGAACAGATTATTGAGAACGAGTTCGCCAACGTGGTTCCGCCTGAACGTGCCGCGGATTTTGCGCTGCGGCTGTTGCAGAGTGACACTATCCGCGAGACCATCGCGAAGTACGAGCCGGGCGACGATTTCGACGGCAGTTCGGAGTACGACCAGCTCTACACCGAGCTGACCGGTGTCATCGTCGAACTACTTGAGGCGGACGGCGTGAAGGTGCTCCCGTAG
- a CDS encoding DUF3872 domain-containing protein, with protein sequence MKTNIRNAAWTIIVLLLAGFCWVGCDRRLDVRTVYPFQVTTMPTPKILTLGEEVEIRCTLAPERIVKGTRYTLRYFQYDGKGSLRIGRRGKSLTPNDRYAIAPGHFTLYYHSLSAERQSLEVVFEDNHGESQTLAFDFNSKEKEAESGYSLLSHPGGPLTESAGSKASQ encoded by the coding sequence ATGAAAACGAACATCCGTAATGCGGCATGGACAATCATCGTCCTGCTCCTGGCCGGGTTTTGCTGGGTTGGCTGTGATCGCCGTCTGGATGTGCGAACGGTTTATCCGTTCCAAGTCACCACGATGCCCACCCCGAAAATCCTCACGCTGGGCGAAGAAGTCGAGATCCGCTGCACGCTCGCGCCCGAACGCATCGTGAAAGGCACGCGCTACACCCTCCGCTATTTTCAGTACGACGGCAAGGGCTCGCTGCGCATCGGTCGACGCGGTAAGTCACTCACGCCGAACGATCGCTACGCCATCGCGCCGGGACATTTCACTCTTTATTACCACTCACTCTCTGCCGAGCGACAGTCGCTCGAAGTCGTGTTCGAAGACAACCACGGCGAGAGTCAAACGCTCGCCTTCGACTTTAACAGCAAGGAAAAGGAAGCTGAAAGTGGCTATTCTTTGCTTTCGCATCCCGGTGGGCCGCTCACCGAGTCCGCTGGATCAAAAGCGAGCCAGTGA
- a CDS encoding phosphoribosylanthranilate isomerase has translation MIGGRLIKVCGLRAADNVRAVAALPGVDLVGFIFHPASPRCVTDVPDVPLPDGVRRVGVFVDVPAEQIVATARRYGLHLVQLHGHESPDMCRRLADVGLGVIKAFPATPEAVRNDTARYATSGCRLFLFDTPTTSHGGSGRTFDWHVLQDYVGQTPFLLGGGLGPDARDALSRFTHPRLAGYDLNSRFECCPAEKDVEALRTFLQRLDGVPGQTSPASVRP, from the coding sequence ATGATCGGCGGCCGACTGATCAAGGTCTGCGGACTGCGCGCGGCGGACAATGTGCGCGCAGTGGCGGCGCTGCCCGGCGTCGATCTGGTGGGCTTCATCTTCCACCCTGCATCGCCGCGCTGCGTGACAGATGTGCCAGACGTGCCGCTGCCCGATGGCGTGCGTCGCGTGGGCGTCTTTGTCGACGTCCCCGCGGAGCAGATCGTGGCCACGGCCCGTCGCTATGGCCTGCATCTCGTGCAGCTGCACGGCCACGAGTCGCCCGACATGTGTCGCCGTCTGGCCGACGTGGGGCTGGGCGTCATCAAGGCTTTCCCCGCTACACCCGAGGCGGTGCGTAACGACACGGCGCGCTATGCCACGTCCGGCTGTCGCCTCTTCCTCTTCGACACCCCCACGACCTCGCATGGCGGCTCGGGACGCACGTTCGACTGGCACGTGTTGCAGGACTACGTGGGCCAGACGCCCTTCCTGCTCGGTGGCGGACTAGGGCCCGATGCCCGCGACGCCCTCAGCCGCTTCACCCATCCCCGCTTGGCCGGCTATGACCTCAACAGTCGCTTCGAATGCTGCCCCGCCGAGAAAGACGTCGAGGCGCTACGCACGTTCCTGCAACGCTTAGACGGCGTACCCGGCCAAACTTCCCCGGCCTCGGTGAGGCCTTGA
- the traK gene encoding conjugative transposon protein TraK: MEFRSLTNIETSFKQIRLYAAAFVVLCIVITGIVVYSSYAFANRQREKIYVLDNGKSLILALSQDAAANRPVEAREHVRRFHELFFTVAPDKDAIEKNMERAFLLCDKTAYDYYRDLAEKGYFNRIISGNINQRVEVDSIRCNFDRYPYEVTTYARQFIVRPSNVTERNLITTCTLQNAVRSDNNPQGFLMEHFLVRENRDIQTYKR, encoded by the coding sequence ATGGAGTTCAGATCACTCACCAACATAGAGACCTCATTCAAGCAGATCCGGCTCTACGCCGCCGCCTTCGTTGTGTTGTGCATAGTTATTACAGGCATCGTCGTCTATTCGTCGTACGCCTTTGCCAACCGTCAGCGGGAGAAGATCTACGTCTTGGACAACGGCAAGTCGCTCATCCTCGCCCTCAGTCAGGATGCGGCCGCGAACCGTCCCGTGGAGGCGCGCGAGCACGTCCGCCGTTTCCACGAACTCTTCTTCACCGTCGCACCTGACAAGGACGCCATCGAGAAGAACATGGAGCGCGCCTTCCTCTTGTGCGACAAAACGGCATACGACTACTACCGCGACCTCGCCGAGAAAGGCTACTTCAATCGCATCATCTCGGGCAACATCAACCAGCGCGTGGAGGTGGACTCGATCCGCTGCAACTTCGATCGCTACCCGTACGAGGTGACAACCTACGCCCGCCAGTTCATCGTCCGTCCGAGCAACGTGACGGAGCGCAACCTGATCACGACATGCACACTGCAAAACGCCGTCCGATCAGACAACAACCCGCAAGGCTTTCTGATGGAGCACTTCCTTGTTCGCGAAAACCGAGACATACAGACATATAAACGTTAG
- a CDS encoding DUF2461 domain-containing protein, with product MTPEVFDFLRELRANNNREWFQDNKKRYDALRADFINDVGQLINHIATFDPEIVGLDARSCVYRIYRDLRFSPDKTPYKTYFSAYMTGFGGRSSAYGGYYIHLEPDAPQLAGGVWCPTSPMLKQLRRDICDNMDELTAIIDAPAFRHTFGTFTGEQLTRMPQGFPADTPRGELLRFKSYVVMSVKPESYFTAPDWLDRATEDFRLLQPLNRFLNYTVGEFFGKEP from the coding sequence ATGACTCCCGAAGTATTTGACTTCCTGCGCGAGCTACGCGCCAACAATAACCGCGAATGGTTTCAGGACAACAAGAAGCGTTATGACGCCCTGCGCGCCGACTTCATCAACGACGTCGGCCAGCTGATCAACCACATCGCCACCTTCGACCCCGAGATCGTCGGACTCGATGCCCGCAGCTGCGTCTATCGCATCTATCGCGACCTCCGCTTCTCACCCGACAAGACGCCCTACAAGACCTATTTCAGCGCCTACATGACCGGCTTCGGCGGCCGATCGAGCGCGTATGGCGGCTATTACATCCATCTCGAGCCCGACGCGCCCCAATTAGCTGGCGGCGTCTGGTGTCCCACCTCGCCCATGCTCAAGCAGCTCCGCCGCGACATCTGCGACAACATGGACGAGCTGACCGCCATCATCGACGCGCCCGCCTTCCGCCACACGTTCGGCACCTTCACCGGCGAACAGCTCACCCGCATGCCCCAAGGCTTCCCAGCCGACACGCCTCGCGGCGAACTATTGCGCTTCAAGAGTTACGTCGTGATGAGCGTCAAGCCCGAATCATACTTCACCGCCCCGGACTGGCTCGACCGCGCCACGGAAGACTTCCGCCTGCTGCAGCCCCTCAACCGTTTCTTGAACTACACCGTCGGCGAGTTCTTCGGTAAAGAGCCATGA